The following coding sequences lie in one Spirosoma sp. KUDC1026 genomic window:
- a CDS encoding right-handed parallel beta-helix repeat-containing protein, which produces MKQSIFAPVGYVILVISIMIGCREPDSGPQFDVRTTATDTLTIERVRKFSDRSVPGTILITDSGKQGVFKIDPADNSSADNTGTILVTANGARYKRDYTGSASTFWFDITTNDADIGPKLQTAVDAVSDLTFPDGTYTQQTEVRIHSNLSIRGNQGRVIINLTKSYVSLVNPVDHSKALENVLIDGLSWNVTATGTGTYGVLTVDGPTVTNFTVQNCSSSDAGAKDSTNFLTLKIQAGKTGNNILVQNNYVQAKRMACEIFNHDNYGVYAGKNITVANNNFYNSWFGISLSGPLDGLMVDNNYLKNCFHYGIEIAGASHNVKITNNKFEGTFDKFLIGSNDGSGDKNGGTIEGGMIVTNNRTVGTCTGGVQFFNAGAATFTNNHFTMTGRLTLQDKSNSGGTYADNEIESSSDIAIICDKAPNNTFTRNVISNQSSRGTTATFQAYGTGSTGIKLTGNTMKKSPGGVYYQATEGAAIQASQNVDGAGNPIP; this is translated from the coding sequence ATGAAACAGTCAATTTTTGCTCCGGTAGGGTATGTGATACTTGTTATATCGATAATGATCGGTTGCCGTGAGCCGGATTCCGGACCACAGTTTGATGTACGTACTACAGCGACGGATACACTGACTATCGAACGGGTCAGAAAATTCAGTGATCGCTCGGTTCCCGGTACTATTTTAATCACAGACTCTGGTAAACAGGGAGTTTTTAAAATCGATCCCGCAGACAATTCAAGCGCAGACAATACAGGTACTATATTAGTAACTGCTAACGGAGCCCGGTATAAAAGAGACTATACCGGTTCGGCCAGTACGTTCTGGTTTGATATCACTACGAACGACGCTGATATTGGCCCCAAATTACAGACTGCAGTAGATGCTGTAAGCGATCTGACATTCCCGGACGGTACCTATACGCAGCAGACAGAAGTGCGTATTCACAGTAATCTAAGCATACGGGGAAACCAGGGACGGGTAATAATCAATCTGACGAAGAGTTACGTTTCGCTGGTCAATCCTGTCGATCATAGTAAAGCGCTGGAGAATGTACTGATTGATGGGTTGAGCTGGAACGTAACAGCCACGGGGACGGGTACTTATGGTGTTTTAACGGTCGATGGTCCAACTGTTACTAACTTTACCGTGCAAAACTGCAGTAGTAGTGATGCTGGCGCCAAAGACAGTACTAATTTTCTGACCCTGAAGATTCAGGCTGGCAAGACAGGCAACAATATTCTAGTGCAGAATAACTACGTGCAGGCGAAACGCATGGCTTGTGAGATATTTAATCACGACAACTACGGCGTGTATGCTGGCAAAAATATTACTGTTGCCAATAACAACTTTTATAACAGTTGGTTTGGTATCTCCTTATCTGGTCCTTTAGATGGCTTGATGGTCGACAATAACTACCTGAAAAACTGTTTTCACTACGGTATTGAGATCGCCGGAGCATCGCATAACGTAAAAATCACTAACAACAAGTTTGAAGGAACTTTCGATAAATTTCTGATTGGTAGTAACGACGGTAGTGGGGACAAGAACGGGGGAACAATCGAAGGAGGAATGATAGTTACTAATAACCGCACCGTTGGGACTTGCACGGGGGGCGTTCAGTTTTTCAATGCGGGTGCCGCTACATTCACGAACAATCATTTTACTATGACAGGTCGGTTAACCTTACAGGATAAATCGAACAGTGGTGGTACGTACGCCGATAACGAAATAGAAAGCTCATCTGATATTGCCATTATCTGCGATAAAGCTCCAAACAATACCTTTACAAGGAATGTAATTTCAAATCAGTCGAGCCGTGGCACTACAGCCACTTTTCAGGCGTATGGTACAGGATCGACCGGTATAAAACTTACTGGCAATACGATGAAAAAATCACCTGGTGGTGTTTATTACCAGGCAACGGAAGGCGCTGCTATTCAAGCAAGTCAGAATGTTGATGGTGCTGGTAACCCCATTCCATAG
- a CDS encoding glycosyltransferase, which yields MNAPIVLFGFKRARELSLTLDALKANYLAPETNLYVFVDAAKKPEDEPKVKEVHKLLDELTGFKSIYRDYAKSNIGCADSIIRGISYVLDRHSSAIMVEDDLITSPNFLDYMNQCLDYYKDKPKAYSIAGYTFPFKKPESYAYDAYFIPRHSPWGWATWADRWKSIDWSVADFDEFIKDKSRQAAFMEGGADLVRMLRRQIEGEIDAWDIRYGYSQFKAGGITVYPTVSKVQNIGFGQDATHTDIFNRYKTALDDGQKRTFDLPDVVQNTEYYKRKNIQQYSFATRFYNRLKTYAGMR from the coding sequence ATGAATGCACCTATTGTTTTATTTGGTTTTAAGCGCGCCCGAGAGCTCAGTTTGACGCTGGATGCATTAAAGGCGAACTACTTAGCGCCAGAGACTAATCTATACGTATTTGTCGACGCAGCAAAGAAACCAGAGGATGAGCCTAAAGTGAAAGAGGTGCATAAACTGCTGGACGAACTAACTGGTTTCAAAAGCATTTACCGGGATTATGCAAAATCGAACATTGGCTGTGCTGATTCAATTATTCGGGGGATTTCATACGTATTAGATCGCCATTCGTCTGCCATCATGGTAGAAGACGACCTGATAACGTCGCCCAATTTCCTGGACTATATGAATCAGTGTCTCGATTATTATAAGGATAAGCCAAAGGCATACTCTATTGCTGGGTATACGTTTCCGTTCAAGAAGCCTGAAAGCTATGCCTATGATGCTTATTTCATTCCCCGGCATAGTCCCTGGGGGTGGGCTACCTGGGCAGATCGCTGGAAATCAATAGACTGGAGCGTTGCCGATTTCGATGAGTTTATAAAAGATAAATCGCGCCAGGCTGCATTTATGGAAGGAGGGGCTGATCTGGTCCGTATGCTACGTCGACAAATTGAGGGCGAGATTGATGCCTGGGATATACGATATGGGTATAGCCAGTTTAAAGCGGGCGGCATAACTGTTTATCCAACTGTGTCAAAAGTGCAAAATATTGGTTTTGGGCAGGATGCCACCCACACAGATATTTTCAACCGGTACAAAACAGCGCTGGACGATGGTCAAAAACGTACGTTTGATCTGCCTGACGTTGTTCAAAACACGGAATATTACAAAAGAAAAAATATACAGCAATATAGTTTCGCAACTCGATTCTATAATCGATTAAAAACGTACGCTGGTATGCGCTAA
- a CDS encoding WecB/TagA/CpsF family glycosyltransferase: MTTNQPQTLSRKRVISLELTVDTYENVQEEILHRARNGMHGMICFANAHMAIEAQQKPAVAEAMSKADWIVTDGVPLIWAVNSLYGVQQERIAGMDMMPSLLGKAATQNIPVFLFGSTPDMLERFVTVCEERFPGLTIAGVVSPPFRPATEEEDEQIVRQITDSGARLVFVALGCPKQELWMARMRERIPAVLLGIGGALPLLVGETKRAPLWVRQMGMEWMFRLMQEPQRLLKRYLTTNSQYIWYLSRQFLTQKRNG; the protein is encoded by the coding sequence ATGACGACCAATCAACCTCAGACGTTGTCCAGAAAACGAGTTATTAGTCTTGAACTGACAGTCGATACCTACGAGAACGTACAGGAGGAAATTCTGCATAGAGCCAGAAACGGAATGCACGGCATGATCTGCTTTGCCAATGCACATATGGCTATAGAAGCGCAGCAGAAACCAGCTGTTGCTGAGGCTATGAGTAAAGCCGATTGGATCGTTACAGACGGGGTACCGCTTATCTGGGCAGTTAATAGTCTGTATGGAGTTCAGCAGGAGCGTATCGCAGGCATGGATATGATGCCAAGTCTGTTGGGAAAAGCCGCTACGCAAAATATTCCTGTTTTCCTGTTCGGCTCTACCCCGGATATGCTTGAGCGTTTCGTAACCGTGTGTGAGGAGCGGTTTCCCGGATTGACTATTGCTGGAGTCGTATCTCCTCCTTTCCGGCCAGCAACAGAAGAGGAAGATGAACAGATTGTCCGGCAGATTACGGATTCTGGCGCCCGACTGGTATTTGTGGCGCTGGGCTGCCCAAAACAGGAGCTTTGGATGGCGCGGATGCGGGAACGTATTCCTGCTGTTCTTCTGGGTATTGGGGGCGCGTTACCTCTTCTGGTAGGGGAAACCAAACGAGCTCCGCTCTGGGTACGGCAAATGGGAATGGAGTGGATGTTTCGTCTGATGCAGGAGCCCCAGCGTTTGCTAAAGCGGTATTTAACCACCAATTCGCAATATATCTGGTACCTCAGCCGACAGTTTCTGACGCAGAAAAGAAACGGATAA
- a CDS encoding glycosyltransferase family 4 protein gives MKKVLLSAYACQPNAGSEEGNGWFFAKLLALEGIEVHCITQQKFKVDIDAVISQGGYSNTTFHYVDTPAWLNKAYRYLVGMYSHYIYWQWEAAKRAIELDQKYNFDLVHHITYSSVQLGSFMYKVGKPFIFGPVGGGQEAPAAMKRYFGKYWIRERMRSWTSTMLRYVNPGYYNTLKKADLVIVSNKDTYKLVRQVRPEKIIHRMQDAAIGQNFFPKQEIKRVPGETLKLLWVGRLLPRKALELTIETLSKVDPAIPIKLTIVGGHGHMAELVPGYIEKYGVADRINWVGHVTYDQVTQFYRESDVFFFTSLRDSGPMQTMEAMAYSLPIVTLALHGQDEQVNEDIGIKANITTPDDVVAQLARAIEWMYEHPQERLEMGRVAYAYANSQVWEKRIKTYVNEIYPTLLPEKQLIA, from the coding sequence ATGAAGAAAGTTCTATTATCTGCATACGCTTGTCAACCAAACGCAGGGTCTGAAGAAGGAAACGGCTGGTTTTTTGCAAAATTACTTGCCCTGGAAGGCATTGAGGTGCATTGCATTACTCAGCAGAAATTCAAAGTCGATATTGACGCGGTAATAAGCCAAGGAGGCTACTCAAATACTACGTTTCATTACGTTGATACGCCTGCCTGGCTGAATAAGGCGTACCGATATCTGGTTGGTATGTATAGCCATTACATATACTGGCAGTGGGAAGCCGCTAAACGGGCGATAGAACTGGATCAGAAATACAATTTTGATCTGGTTCACCATATCACCTATAGCAGCGTTCAACTGGGCAGCTTTATGTATAAAGTGGGAAAGCCATTCATTTTTGGACCAGTAGGGGGGGGGCAGGAGGCTCCGGCCGCAATGAAGCGCTACTTCGGCAAATACTGGATTCGGGAGCGGATGCGGAGCTGGACCAGTACGATGCTTCGGTACGTGAATCCCGGCTATTATAATACCTTAAAAAAAGCCGATTTGGTAATTGTGTCCAATAAGGACACTTATAAACTGGTCAGACAGGTAAGACCAGAAAAAATCATACACCGTATGCAGGATGCTGCCATCGGGCAGAACTTCTTTCCTAAACAGGAAATAAAGCGGGTACCTGGCGAAACGCTTAAATTACTTTGGGTCGGACGTTTGTTGCCCCGTAAGGCACTGGAGTTGACGATTGAGACGTTGAGCAAGGTTGATCCAGCCATCCCAATTAAATTAACTATTGTTGGGGGGCATGGGCATATGGCTGAACTAGTACCCGGTTATATTGAGAAATACGGAGTAGCAGATCGAATCAACTGGGTGGGGCACGTTACGTACGATCAGGTAACACAGTTCTATCGGGAGTCGGACGTATTCTTTTTTACCAGCCTACGCGACTCGGGGCCAATGCAAACGATGGAAGCAATGGCCTATTCACTCCCCATCGTTACGCTGGCGTTACATGGGCAGGATGAACAGGTCAACGAAGATATAGGCATAAAGGCCAACATAACCACACCCGACGATGTGGTTGCTCAACTGGCACGCGCTATTGAGTGGATGTATGAACACCCGCAAGAACGGCTGGAAATGGGACGGGTAGCCTATGCTTACGCCAATTCGCAGGTATGGGAAAAACGGATAAAAACCTACGTCAATGAAATTTATCCAACTCTATTGCCCGAAAAACAGCTAATCGCTTAA
- a CDS encoding glycosyltransferase family 2 protein, with the protein MIHIVIPVHNRKELTRQCLACLAEQTYRNFSAIVVDDGSTDGTAEMIKREFPETIILTGDGNLWWTEATNWGVRYAQKNPVAGEANFVLTLNDDTIIKPDYLANMLSAYERHKPCLIGSVSVDVDNPDKLEFAGNTFDPYFAGGKALVGKFSHSYKELVRQKEYVSSDALPGRGTLIPMDVFDKVGLYDTEHFAHYMSDFEFSVRAKKAGYELIVDTKCLVYEFTRDTGIFLNQKVSWNDFIKSFTSIKSPTNLKVRYHFAITHSKTKIVYFLFDVSRICAGFLRRKLRPM; encoded by the coding sequence ATGATACACATAGTCATTCCCGTTCATAATCGAAAAGAACTAACCCGCCAGTGTCTGGCTTGCCTGGCCGAACAAACATACCGGAATTTTTCCGCGATTGTGGTTGATGATGGTTCGACCGACGGAACCGCGGAAATGATTAAACGAGAGTTTCCCGAAACGATTATCCTGACCGGAGACGGTAACTTATGGTGGACCGAAGCGACGAACTGGGGCGTGCGTTATGCACAGAAAAATCCTGTGGCCGGGGAGGCTAATTTCGTTTTGACGCTTAACGATGACACGATCATTAAGCCGGATTATCTGGCGAATATGCTAAGTGCGTATGAGCGGCACAAGCCTTGTCTGATTGGTTCGGTTAGCGTAGACGTTGACAATCCAGACAAGCTGGAGTTTGCAGGCAATACGTTCGACCCGTATTTCGCAGGTGGTAAGGCGCTGGTTGGTAAATTCAGCCACAGCTACAAAGAGTTAGTACGACAAAAGGAATACGTTTCATCAGACGCTCTGCCAGGTCGGGGGACGCTGATCCCAATGGACGTTTTTGATAAAGTTGGTCTGTACGATACAGAGCACTTCGCTCACTATATGTCTGACTTTGAATTTTCGGTCCGGGCCAAAAAAGCGGGCTATGAATTAATCGTTGATACGAAGTGTCTGGTTTATGAATTCACTCGTGATACCGGGATTTTTCTGAATCAGAAAGTAAGCTGGAATGATTTTATAAAAAGCTTTACCTCGATTAAATCACCAACAAACCTCAAGGTCAGATACCACTTCGCGATAACCCACTCAAAGACAAAGATCGTTTACTTTTTATTTGACGTATCCCGCATTTGCGCTGGATTTCTGCGTCGGAAACTGAGACCAATGTAA
- a CDS encoding O-antigen ligase family protein, translating to MTQLGPVKLGHIVAIIFGFFFINQILMGQIFSYALTNDTRTTAAAEAFYLVFPFLFFLVRYITEHRKMDVIYTLFVLGLIFFLLHRSVISTAGVAGVLVVGLAIIGKVEGSRLKIKSTAAMLFVLGILTLPLLGTLSPKRTEAFLDTIGGIFSPSEDETGSWRLEQSTYYMTNFLERPLLGWRYDGYDKGEIMENEDFPEKGTIIHSQYVDMLYNYGVAGMGLNLLIIFCTMYYIYVRNPKLSLEQTVMFSFIASGLLYGISYQLSPYYWSFVGLGMYYGGYKAPKEETDDQTTRQEATPTVIQPTYYDTHSHSRS from the coding sequence ATGACTCAGCTTGGCCCAGTCAAACTAGGGCATATCGTTGCAATAATTTTTGGTTTTTTCTTCATCAATCAAATTCTGATGGGGCAAATTTTTAGCTACGCTTTAACAAACGATACCCGTACTACTGCAGCTGCCGAGGCTTTTTATCTAGTCTTTCCCTTTCTATTCTTTCTGGTCCGCTATATCACCGAGCACCGAAAGATGGATGTAATCTATACGCTGTTTGTACTGGGGTTGATTTTCTTCTTGCTGCACCGGTCTGTCATCTCGACGGCTGGCGTTGCTGGAGTTCTGGTAGTTGGCCTGGCAATAATTGGAAAGGTAGAAGGCAGCCGGCTAAAAATAAAAAGTACGGCGGCTATGTTATTCGTTCTCGGGATTTTGACATTACCCTTGTTAGGAACCCTCTCACCCAAACGGACTGAAGCTTTTCTTGATACTATCGGGGGAATCTTCTCGCCCTCGGAGGATGAAACAGGCAGCTGGCGGCTGGAACAGTCAACCTATTATATGACTAATTTCCTTGAGCGCCCTTTGCTTGGATGGCGGTATGACGGCTACGACAAGGGTGAGATTATGGAGAACGAAGACTTCCCGGAAAAAGGAACCATCATTCACTCCCAGTACGTCGACATGCTTTACAACTATGGAGTTGCGGGCATGGGGCTTAATCTCCTGATTATTTTCTGCACCATGTACTACATATACGTTCGCAATCCAAAGCTATCACTGGAGCAAACGGTTATGTTCTCCTTCATTGCCAGTGGCCTGTTATACGGTATTTCTTATCAGTTGTCTCCCTACTACTGGAGTTTTGTTGGACTCGGTATGTACTACGGCGGGTATAAAGCGCCGAAAGAAGAAACCGATGACCAAACGACCCGACAGGAGGCTACGCCAACTGTCATTCAACCGACTTATTATGATACACATAGTCATTCCCGTTCATAA
- a CDS encoding glycosyltransferase family 4 protein produces the protein MNVLWLAAAPHPGKSGHPTPWMTSLANSLVETGNVSITVVSYNHALEKDEELTKDGVKYIYLSVPDDKWDLLTGYTRRIRRVRDYVAQIADQYDLMHIHGIEQQYHVMGLGTKIPKVVSAQGFVTEYAKHLPKKIEYKHVSWAVAGYYEKKYAKAVRHYICRTHWDKAVIRQLNPKAVIHHNWELIRPEFYNPINLPADTSNSAMLFVGGINTMKGIREALCALNELRNDLPLRLIVTGYGTKEGLLELAGTLGLENITDESVEHRGMLTAPQLWEAYHEAFCLLHPSYIDNSPNSVCEAQLAGLPVIATNVGGVASLVEDEETGLLTSLEINDIVSAVQKLWGDMDLRRKLIGEARTVSLERFNARHIIEHTQEIYREVIANP, from the coding sequence ATGAACGTTCTCTGGCTGGCCGCTGCCCCTCATCCAGGTAAATCTGGTCACCCAACCCCCTGGATGACATCACTGGCTAATAGCCTTGTAGAAACAGGCAATGTTTCTATTACAGTCGTGAGTTATAATCACGCCCTCGAAAAGGACGAGGAATTAACGAAAGATGGTGTAAAGTACATTTATCTGAGTGTACCCGATGACAAGTGGGACTTGTTGACTGGTTATACCCGGCGGATCCGGCGGGTACGTGATTATGTGGCTCAAATTGCCGATCAGTACGATCTGATGCACATCCATGGTATTGAGCAGCAGTACCATGTTATGGGACTAGGTACCAAAATACCAAAAGTGGTATCTGCGCAGGGCTTTGTAACCGAGTATGCAAAACACCTCCCTAAAAAAATAGAGTATAAGCACGTTTCCTGGGCAGTAGCTGGTTATTACGAAAAAAAATACGCTAAAGCAGTTCGACATTACATCTGCCGGACGCATTGGGATAAAGCTGTAATCCGGCAGCTGAACCCCAAAGCCGTGATTCACCATAATTGGGAACTGATTCGTCCCGAATTTTACAACCCGATCAATCTGCCTGCTGATACGTCAAACAGCGCCATGCTCTTCGTAGGCGGGATCAATACAATGAAGGGAATCCGGGAGGCTCTATGCGCCCTCAATGAACTACGTAACGACCTGCCGCTTCGGCTTATCGTAACTGGCTATGGCACCAAAGAAGGCTTATTGGAACTGGCGGGTACATTAGGCCTTGAAAATATAACCGACGAGAGCGTAGAACATCGGGGAATGCTAACGGCTCCTCAATTATGGGAAGCCTATCATGAGGCTTTCTGTTTGCTGCACCCATCTTACATCGACAACAGCCCAAACAGCGTATGCGAAGCTCAGTTAGCTGGCCTGCCTGTTATCGCTACAAATGTTGGAGGAGTTGCTTCACTGGTAGAAGACGAAGAAACAGGATTATTAACTTCGCTGGAAATCAACGATATTGTATCGGCAGTTCAGAAACTTTGGGGGGATATGGACCTTCGCCGGAAGCTAATCGGAGAAGCCCGGACTGTTTCGCTCGAGCGGTTTAATGCAAGACATATTATTGAGCATACGCAGGAAATTTACCGCGAAGTAATCGCTAATCCATAG
- a CDS encoding glycosyltransferase family 4 protein produces the protein MNVLIVTFLVAHSPSGVVTYYQTLAKDLKRKGVNVRVIESTHTPFFWNKSLNLLKRIANPLGIKSRIFYEEASYFIRLYFAVRKIRKENFSVIHAQDVRSGVAAYLALGKKVPIVLTCHFNDDPVTEYMSAHSLSPSFVGRITEWYTWLFSYVNSYVFVSNYAYEKSKHLLPAGIHKMIQFNTVQVPELPAREPRAETDKFLISNVGYVDERKNQELLIRAGQELRKKGVTNFAIWLIGDGPKRKEYEQLVKDLGLTNHVQFHGRQPAPWKLVSQTDLYIHTALNDNCPYSIIEAFAVKTPVLALPVGGVPELLPDERSKLRSAEAEQVAEQIVAHLDAGVRKELAESQAVFASQHFDHELALDKLIDFYRKAITQ, from the coding sequence ATGAACGTTCTGATTGTTACTTTTCTGGTAGCGCATTCTCCATCTGGGGTCGTTACGTACTATCAGACGCTGGCAAAAGATCTCAAAAGGAAAGGCGTAAACGTGCGGGTGATTGAATCGACGCACACACCTTTCTTCTGGAACAAATCGCTGAATTTACTGAAGCGTATTGCGAATCCGCTGGGAATCAAAAGCCGGATTTTTTACGAGGAGGCCTCTTACTTTATTCGGCTCTATTTCGCCGTTCGAAAAATTCGGAAAGAAAACTTCTCCGTTATTCATGCGCAGGACGTTCGGTCTGGTGTGGCAGCCTACCTTGCTCTTGGAAAAAAAGTACCAATCGTACTAACCTGCCATTTTAACGATGATCCGGTAACGGAGTATATGTCCGCTCATTCGTTAAGTCCATCCTTTGTTGGCCGGATAACAGAGTGGTATACATGGTTATTCTCGTACGTAAATTCGTATGTATTTGTATCTAATTACGCGTACGAAAAATCCAAGCATCTGCTGCCCGCTGGTATTCACAAAATGATCCAGTTCAATACCGTTCAGGTACCTGAATTACCAGCCAGAGAACCGCGTGCGGAGACCGATAAATTCCTGATCAGCAATGTTGGCTACGTAGATGAACGTAAAAATCAGGAATTGCTTATTCGCGCCGGTCAGGAATTACGTAAAAAAGGGGTTACCAATTTTGCGATCTGGCTCATTGGTGACGGGCCTAAACGGAAGGAATACGAGCAACTAGTAAAGGACCTTGGTCTTACAAACCACGTTCAATTTCATGGACGACAACCAGCGCCGTGGAAGCTGGTTTCGCAAACCGATTTGTACATTCATACGGCTTTAAATGATAATTGCCCTTACTCAATTATTGAGGCATTTGCGGTGAAAACGCCGGTTCTGGCGCTTCCCGTTGGTGGCGTACCTGAATTACTACCTGACGAACGAAGCAAGTTACGTAGTGCTGAGGCCGAGCAGGTGGCAGAGCAAATCGTTGCCCATCTGGACGCCGGTGTGCGAAAGGAGTTAGCCGAAAGTCAGGCCGTGTTTGCCAGTCAGCACTTTGATCACGAACTGGCCCTTGATAAACTGATTGATTTTTACCGAAAAGCAATAACACAGTGA
- a CDS encoding glycosyltransferase family 2 protein: MESIVAIVVTYNRLNDLQKCLDSLRNQSRPLDAIIVVNNGSDDGTTEWLATQKALRVVTQPNLGGAGGFATGIDTAYKANFTWLWCMDDDCIADPDALANLVNSPNLGPCIKNAMSVSNRDKTELAFYVDRPSRNYRKVVDMTQFDLIYGVASFFNGTLVHREVVERIGIPDKKLFIWGDEVEYMTRAEKMGYPVVTVPKSVFYHPPSFDRNGIPWPGAWKQYYAVRNQRRVFQNIHGDKYGMAVFMRWATAETVGQIVAKRKNRMYNFLIFAEAALDSLFNNFGKRPNSILTVRLYRLLNK, from the coding sequence ATGGAGAGTATAGTTGCTATTGTTGTCACCTATAATCGGCTTAATGACCTTCAAAAATGTCTTGACAGCCTGCGTAACCAGTCGCGCCCACTGGACGCAATAATTGTTGTGAATAATGGAAGTGATGATGGGACGACAGAATGGCTGGCAACGCAAAAAGCACTTCGGGTAGTAACGCAGCCCAATCTGGGAGGAGCCGGTGGTTTTGCCACGGGCATTGATACTGCTTACAAAGCAAATTTTACCTGGCTCTGGTGCATGGATGATGACTGTATAGCCGATCCTGATGCACTGGCTAATCTGGTTAATTCGCCGAATTTAGGGCCGTGTATCAAAAACGCTATGTCGGTTAGCAACCGGGATAAAACAGAGCTTGCCTTCTATGTGGATCGCCCTAGCAGAAACTACCGTAAGGTGGTCGACATGACTCAGTTTGATTTGATTTATGGCGTCGCTTCATTTTTCAACGGTACGTTAGTGCATCGGGAGGTAGTGGAGCGAATTGGTATACCAGATAAAAAATTATTCATCTGGGGTGATGAAGTAGAATATATGACCCGGGCCGAGAAAATGGGCTATCCTGTTGTAACCGTTCCCAAGAGCGTTTTCTATCATCCACCTTCCTTCGACCGTAATGGTATTCCCTGGCCGGGTGCCTGGAAACAATATTACGCCGTTCGCAACCAGCGGAGAGTGTTTCAAAACATTCACGGTGATAAGTACGGAATGGCAGTTTTCATGCGCTGGGCTACCGCCGAGACTGTCGGCCAGATTGTAGCCAAACGCAAAAATCGAATGTATAACTTTCTGATTTTTGCCGAAGCTGCTTTAGATAGTCTTTTTAATAATTTTGGCAAGCGCCCCAACTCAATACTTACCGTACGTCTATATCGCTTATTGAACAAATAA